One window from the genome of Synechococcus sp. PROS-7-1 encodes:
- a CDS encoding ArsJ-associated glyceraldehyde-3-phosphate dehydrogenase — MRIGINGFGRIGRLVFRALWGRPGIELVHVNDPAGDAATAAHLLEFDSVHGRWDRDICSSAEGFTVEGSSLTWSREKDPTAVPWAERGVEMVLEASGKIKTPETLNPYFDQLGLKRVVVACPVKGVVAGAEALNVVYGINHHLYEPDRNRLVTAASCTTNCLAPVVKVVHESFGIEHGMITTIHDITNTQVPIDAFKSDLRRARSGLTSLIPTTTGSAKAIAMIFPELKGKLNGHAVRVPLLNGSLTDAVFELKQSVTVEQVNAAFKAAADGPLQGILGYEERPLVSCDYTNDNRSSIIDALSTMVVDDTQLKVFAWYDNEWGYSCRMADLTSYVVGLDA, encoded by the coding sequence ATGCGGATCGGCATCAATGGCTTCGGGCGAATCGGTCGCCTCGTCTTCAGAGCGCTCTGGGGACGCCCCGGTATCGAGCTGGTTCATGTGAATGACCCCGCCGGTGATGCCGCGACCGCTGCCCATCTTCTGGAGTTTGACTCGGTGCATGGCCGCTGGGACCGAGATATCTGCAGCAGCGCTGAGGGATTCACTGTGGAGGGTTCCTCTTTGACTTGGTCGCGCGAGAAAGATCCCACCGCAGTGCCCTGGGCCGAGCGCGGTGTGGAGATGGTGCTCGAGGCCAGCGGCAAGATCAAGACCCCGGAGACCTTGAATCCCTACTTCGATCAGTTGGGGCTGAAGCGCGTTGTGGTGGCTTGTCCTGTGAAGGGTGTCGTCGCCGGCGCCGAAGCTCTCAACGTTGTTTACGGCATCAACCATCACCTCTATGAGCCCGATCGGAACCGGTTGGTGACCGCTGCCTCCTGCACCACCAATTGCCTCGCGCCGGTGGTGAAGGTGGTGCACGAGAGCTTCGGCATCGAGCACGGAATGATCACCACCATTCACGACATCACCAACACCCAGGTGCCGATCGATGCGTTCAAGAGTGATCTGCGCCGGGCCCGCTCCGGCCTCACCTCACTGATCCCCACCACCACGGGCTCTGCCAAGGCGATCGCGATGATCTTTCCTGAGCTCAAGGGCAAGCTCAATGGTCACGCCGTGCGCGTACCGCTGCTTAACGGTTCCCTGACTGATGCGGTGTTTGAGCTCAAGCAGAGCGTCACGGTCGAACAGGTGAATGCAGCCTTTAAAGCTGCTGCAGACGGTCCACTGCAGGGAATCCTGGGTTACGAGGAGCGACCGTTGGTGTCTTGCGACTACACCAACGACAACCGCAGCTCAATCATTGATGCGCTCTCCACGATGGTCGTTGACGACACTCAGTTGAAGGTGTTCGCCTGGTACGACAACGAATGGGGCTACAGCTGCCGGATGGCCGACCTCACCAGCTATGTGGTGGGGCTGGACGCGTGA
- a CDS encoding helix-turn-helix transcriptional regulator codes for MPSIEATQRSLSAPQACSLLKALSDPLRLQVLNQLSTGERCVCDLTSSLSLSQSRLSFHLKVMKDAGLLSDRQSGRWVYYSIRPQALNALQGWIKELTRSCETPASNCAE; via the coding sequence ATGCCATCCATCGAGGCCACGCAACGTTCTCTCAGTGCACCGCAGGCCTGCAGCCTTCTCAAGGCACTGTCTGACCCCCTGCGCCTCCAGGTTCTCAACCAGCTTTCCACCGGTGAGCGCTGCGTCTGCGACCTCACCAGTTCCCTCTCACTCTCCCAGTCGCGCCTGTCCTTCCACCTCAAGGTGATGAAAGACGCGGGATTACTGAGCGACCGCCAGAGCGGGCGATGGGTGTATTACAGCATTCGGCCACAAGCGCTGAATGCCTTGCAGGGTTGGATCAAAGAGCTCACCCGCTCCTGCGAAACCCCGGCCAGCAACTGCGCCGAATGA
- a CDS encoding DUF938 domain-containing protein — MESSSDDARLFFPATQRNVHAIGDVLADALPAGGLILELASGSGEHGVAFQHRFPRITWQCSDPDPDHCRSISSWIAHAGLTSAMPQPLALDVCEPDWVGGLPTAPAMVVAVNLLHISPWECTQALMQGSARHLPPGGRLLIYGPFRAEGKHVSESNQLFDTSLKERDSSWGVRDQEAVIKEAQGAGLSLQDIRLMPSNNRIILFER, encoded by the coding sequence ATGGAGAGCTCCAGTGATGATGCGCGGCTGTTCTTCCCGGCTACGCAACGCAATGTGCATGCGATCGGAGACGTGCTGGCCGACGCCCTCCCTGCCGGTGGACTCATCCTCGAACTGGCGAGCGGATCGGGAGAACACGGCGTTGCCTTCCAACATCGATTTCCCAGGATCACCTGGCAATGCAGCGACCCCGACCCCGACCACTGCCGCAGCATCAGCTCCTGGATTGCTCACGCGGGGCTGACGTCTGCCATGCCACAACCTCTGGCTTTGGATGTCTGTGAACCCGACTGGGTGGGTGGTCTGCCAACAGCACCAGCCATGGTTGTGGCCGTGAACCTTCTGCATATTTCTCCATGGGAATGCACGCAGGCCCTCATGCAGGGCTCAGCTCGTCACCTGCCTCCCGGCGGTCGACTTTTGATCTACGGGCCATTTCGCGCTGAAGGGAAGCATGTGAGCGAAAGCAACCAACTTTTCGACACGTCGCTGAAGGAACGCGATTCCAGCTGGGGGGTGCGCGATCAAGAGGCAGTCATCAAGGAAGCCCAAGGAGCAGGACTGTCTCTTCAAGACATTCGCTTGATGCCATCAAACAACAGGATCATCCTTTTCGAGCGCTAA
- a CDS encoding DUF2878 family protein, with protein sequence MESTLIQGLGFVLVVLACTANDSLQTLGTFLVSNRGRTPLWLQVLWICLATAAILIFGWIRYHGDPAWDRLGPFPPPEAFS encoded by the coding sequence ATGGAAAGCACACTGATCCAGGGCTTGGGCTTTGTACTCGTCGTGCTGGCCTGCACGGCCAATGATTCCCTCCAGACCCTCGGGACATTCCTGGTCAGCAATCGGGGACGAACACCGCTCTGGTTGCAAGTGCTCTGGATCTGCTTGGCAACGGCAGCAATCCTGATTTTCGGATGGATCCGATATCACGGCGATCCGGCCTGGGATCGCTTGGGACCATTCCCTCCACCGGAGGCATTCAGCTGA
- a CDS encoding GDSL-type esterase/lipase family protein: MRHPRQLVVIGDSGVVGWGDTEGGGWCERLRRAWMALPDAPVIYPLGIRGDGLESVSQRWEAEWACRGELRRQQPKALLVAVGLNDSARVGRADGRQPLDAQALRFGYEQLLHAMTARTQVFVLGLSPVDEQVMPFADCLWYSNHDIAVHEAQIEEACLEVDVPFLPLHAAMLAEPGWLGWIEPDGIHLNSAGHHWIEQRVRSWGALQRWAGLELQTQLTWT; encoded by the coding sequence ATGCGCCATCCGCGTCAACTGGTGGTGATTGGTGACAGTGGCGTGGTCGGCTGGGGAGACACCGAGGGTGGCGGCTGGTGCGAGCGCTTACGGCGTGCCTGGATGGCGCTGCCCGATGCACCGGTGATCTACCCACTGGGGATTCGCGGCGACGGTCTGGAGTCGGTGTCGCAACGATGGGAAGCGGAGTGGGCCTGTCGTGGTGAGCTGCGTCGCCAACAGCCGAAGGCTTTGCTGGTGGCCGTGGGGCTCAACGATTCAGCCAGGGTTGGTCGTGCCGACGGAAGGCAGCCGCTCGATGCTCAGGCTTTGCGCTTCGGATACGAACAGTTGCTTCACGCCATGACAGCGCGAACCCAGGTGTTTGTGCTTGGCCTGTCGCCGGTGGATGAACAGGTGATGCCGTTTGCCGACTGCCTCTGGTACAGCAACCACGACATCGCTGTGCATGAAGCTCAGATTGAAGAGGCCTGTCTCGAGGTGGATGTTCCTTTTTTGCCTCTCCACGCGGCCATGCTGGCAGAGCCGGGTTGGCTTGGCTGGATTGAGCCCGACGGGATCCACCTCAACAGTGCCGGTCATCACTGGATCGAGCAGCGGGTTCGGTCGTGGGGTGCCCTCCAGCGTTGGGCAGGTCTGGAGTTGCAAACACAACTCACCTGGACCTGA
- a CDS encoding ABC transporter permease codes for MALARPSAPALALLPALALLPVLITVVAGLHAGGVEILLTFLAAAVHPSLDPALLTALFSALQVTLAMALAGWSLSLVLGVLLGCCASERLLQTWNWPTWPAMILRRTLALPRSVHELIWGLLLLQVLGLHPSVAVAAITIPYAALVARVWRDQLEALDPSRLQALLQGGAPPLAACFTALSPAMGTVLMSYGGYRLECALRSATLLGVFGLGGLGTDLQLSLQSLQFRELWSGLWMLGLLSVALELLLTLWRRQTRKAQAGQRRLCLFLAGTIAAGIAGRLWLQVLLPDSGTVVWQGLALPDWRGLTQAAAEIPWLPLIVETLLLTVLAAGIAIGLPPLAMLLAPSRFWQVALNPVWALLRLIPPPLTVLLLLLSNRPTLAIGALALGLHNGGVMGRLLREELEQQSVDQQQAMATSGASARLGWLYGLFTPRSPGYLAYGAYRTDVILRETVVVGLIGGSGLGWQLLESLSSFHWDAVVVLIGAYALITLLGEWFSDQCRTRWLQS; via the coding sequence ATGGCGTTGGCCCGACCCAGTGCACCCGCGCTCGCACTGCTGCCAGCTCTGGCCTTGCTGCCGGTGTTGATCACCGTTGTCGCCGGACTTCATGCCGGCGGCGTGGAGATCTTGTTGACATTTCTCGCGGCAGCAGTGCATCCATCCCTGGACCCAGCGCTGCTCACAGCTCTGTTCAGTGCGCTGCAGGTCACGCTGGCGATGGCTCTGGCTGGCTGGAGCCTCAGCTTGGTTCTTGGGGTGCTGCTTGGGTGTTGTGCCTCAGAACGGCTGTTGCAAACGTGGAATTGGCCAACCTGGCCAGCAATGATTCTTCGTCGCACCCTGGCCCTGCCTCGATCGGTGCATGAACTGATCTGGGGACTGCTGCTCCTGCAGGTTCTTGGCTTGCATCCTTCGGTGGCGGTCGCAGCGATCACGATTCCCTATGCGGCCCTGGTGGCTCGCGTGTGGCGTGATCAGCTGGAGGCGCTCGATCCATCCAGGCTTCAGGCTCTGTTGCAGGGTGGTGCCCCCCCCTTGGCAGCCTGTTTCACGGCACTGTCTCCCGCGATGGGCACCGTGTTGATGAGTTATGGCGGCTACCGCCTGGAGTGTGCCTTGCGCAGTGCCACGCTTTTGGGCGTTTTTGGTCTGGGAGGCCTGGGCACTGATCTGCAGCTCAGCCTGCAGTCGCTTCAGTTCAGAGAGCTCTGGAGTGGGCTGTGGATGCTTGGACTCCTCAGTGTTGCTCTCGAGCTGCTGCTCACGCTTTGGCGACGTCAAACTCGCAAGGCCCAGGCTGGCCAGCGACGCCTGTGTCTCTTCCTTGCGGGAACCATTGCGGCGGGGATCGCAGGACGCCTCTGGCTGCAGGTGCTGCTCCCGGATTCCGGCACTGTCGTCTGGCAAGGACTGGCGCTGCCGGACTGGCGCGGTCTCACGCAAGCAGCTGCGGAGATTCCCTGGTTGCCGCTGATTGTTGAGACGCTCCTGCTCACCGTGCTGGCTGCTGGGATTGCGATTGGTCTCCCTCCACTGGCGATGTTGCTGGCCCCCTCGCGGTTTTGGCAGGTGGCTCTCAATCCTGTTTGGGCGCTGCTGCGTCTCATCCCCCCACCGCTCACTGTGTTGCTTCTGCTGCTCAGCAACCGTCCAACCCTTGCGATCGGTGCGCTGGCGCTTGGATTGCACAACGGCGGGGTGATGGGACGCCTGTTGCGCGAAGAACTGGAGCAGCAGTCTGTTGATCAACAACAGGCCATGGCCACCTCTGGAGCGTCAGCACGGCTCGGCTGGCTCTACGGCCTGTTCACGCCGCGCAGCCCTGGGTATCTGGCTTATGGGGCCTATCGCACGGATGTGATTCTGCGGGAGACCGTTGTGGTGGGCCTGATCGGTGGCAGTGGACTGGGTTGGCAGTTGCTGGAATCGCTCAGCTCCTTTCACTGGGATGCTGTTGTGGTGTTGATTGGGGCTTATGCCCTGATCACCCTGCTCGGGGAGTGGTTCAGCGATCAATGCCGGACCCGCTGGCTGCAAAGCTGA